Proteins found in one Panicum hallii strain FIL2 chromosome 4, PHallii_v3.1, whole genome shotgun sequence genomic segment:
- the LOC112889342 gene encoding receptor-like serine/threonine-protein kinase At3g01300 isoform X2 — MSPRKRHGGCGCWAAVARGLRGACFRPAAAAAGADGDGSGAAKASHVHDAAETRYLNASNRELGDHFQTNHDGANGVDASIEKKTPPKLLQFTFQELKSATLNFRPDSILGEGGFGYVFKGWIEPNSTAPAKPGTGVTVAVKSLKPDALQGHREWVAEVDFLGQLHHKHLVKLIGYCIEDDQRLLVYEFMARGSLENHLFRRALPLPWPNRMKIALGAAKGLAFLHGGPKPVIYRDFKTSNILLDAEYNAKLSDFGLAKAGPQGDKTHVSTRVVGTYGYAAPEYVMTGHLTSKSDVYSFGVVLLEMLTGRRSMDKKRPTGEQNLVAWARPYLNDRRRLYQLVDPRLGLNYSVKGVQKVAQICHYCLSRDSKSRPSMDEVVKQLTPLQDLNDMASASLRPRSTQRGKVHR; from the exons ATGAGTCCCCGGAAGCGGCATGGCGGGTGCGGGTGCTGGGCCGCCGTCGCGCGGGGCCTCCGCGGGGCGTGCTTCCggccggcggctgcggcggcgggggcggacgGCGACGGCTCCGGCGCGGCCAAGGCCAGCCACGTCCACGACGCAG CAGAGACAAGGTATCTGAATGCTAGCAATCGGGAGCTTGGTGATCATTTTCAGACAAACCATGATGGTGCAAATGGTGTTGATGCATCAATTGAAAAGAAAACACCCCCCAAGCTACTTCAGTTTACGTTTCAGGAGTTGAAATCTGCCACCCTAAACTTCAGGCCAGACAGTATTCTTGGGGAGGGTGGGTTCGGTTACGTCTTCAAGGGATGGATTGAACCAAACAGCACTGCTCCTGCAAAACCTGGCACAGGTGTCACTGTGGCAGTTAAAAGTTTGAAGCCAGATGCTCTTCAAGGTCATAGAGAATGGGTG GCAGAAGTTGACTTTCTGGGACAGTTGCATCATAAACACCTTGTCAAGCTGATTGGATATTGTATTGAGGATGATCAAAGGTTACTTGTATATGAATTCATGGCACGAGGAAGTCTTGAAAATCATCTATTCAGAA GGGCTCTTCCCCTACCTTGGCCCAACAGAATGAAGATTGCTCTGGGTGCTGCAAAAGGCCTAGCCTTCCTCCATGGAGGTCCCAAACCAGTTATTTACAGGGATTTTAAGACATCGAATATTCTTCTTGATGCG GAGTACAATGCGAAATTGTCTGATTTCGGTTTAGCAAAAGCTGGTCCTCAGGGTGATAAAACTCATGTCTCTACTCGAGTTGTTGGCACCTATGGTTATGCTGCACCAGAGTATGTAATGACAG GGCACTTGACGTCTAAGAGTGATGTCTATAGCTTCGGGGTTGTGCTACTCGAGATGTTAACAGGCAGAAGATCCATGGACAAGAAGCGGCCTACAGGGGAGCAGAACCTGGTGGCATGGGCAAGGCCTTACCTAAATGATCGGCGAAGGCTCTATCAGCTCGTAGATCCTCGCTTGGGCCTGAACTACTCTGTGAAAGGGGTGCAGAAAGTTGCTCAGATCTGCCACTACTGCCTTAGCCGTGATAGCAAGTCCCGTCCATCGATGGATGAAGTTGTCAAGCAACTCACACCATTACAAGATCTGAATGACATGGCTTCGGCATCGTTGAGGCCTCGATCAACTCAGCGCG GGAAGGTACATCGATAA
- the LOC112889342 gene encoding receptor-like serine/threonine-protein kinase At3g01300 isoform X3, which yields MSPRKRHGGCGCWAAVARGLRGACFRPAAAAAGADGDGSGAAKASHVHDAETRYLNASNRELGDHFQTNHDGANGVDASIEKKTPPKLLQFTFQELKSATLNFRPDSILGEGGFGYVFKGWIEPNSTAPAKPGTGVTVAVKSLKPDALQGHREWVAEVDFLGQLHHKHLVKLIGYCIEDDQRLLVYEFMARGSLENHLFRRALPLPWPNRMKIALGAAKGLAFLHGGPKPVIYRDFKTSNILLDAEYNAKLSDFGLAKAGPQGDKTHVSTRVVGTYGYAAPEYVMTGHLTSKSDVYSFGVVLLEMLTGRRSMDKKRPTGEQNLVAWARPYLNDRRRLYQLVDPRLGLNYSVKGVQKVAQICHYCLSRDSKSRPSMDEVVKQLTPLQDLNDMASASLRPRSTQRGKVHR from the exons ATGAGTCCCCGGAAGCGGCATGGCGGGTGCGGGTGCTGGGCCGCCGTCGCGCGGGGCCTCCGCGGGGCGTGCTTCCggccggcggctgcggcggcgggggcggacgGCGACGGCTCCGGCGCGGCCAAGGCCAGCCACGTCCACGACGCAG AGACAAGGTATCTGAATGCTAGCAATCGGGAGCTTGGTGATCATTTTCAGACAAACCATGATGGTGCAAATGGTGTTGATGCATCAATTGAAAAGAAAACACCCCCCAAGCTACTTCAGTTTACGTTTCAGGAGTTGAAATCTGCCACCCTAAACTTCAGGCCAGACAGTATTCTTGGGGAGGGTGGGTTCGGTTACGTCTTCAAGGGATGGATTGAACCAAACAGCACTGCTCCTGCAAAACCTGGCACAGGTGTCACTGTGGCAGTTAAAAGTTTGAAGCCAGATGCTCTTCAAGGTCATAGAGAATGGGTG GCAGAAGTTGACTTTCTGGGACAGTTGCATCATAAACACCTTGTCAAGCTGATTGGATATTGTATTGAGGATGATCAAAGGTTACTTGTATATGAATTCATGGCACGAGGAAGTCTTGAAAATCATCTATTCAGAA GGGCTCTTCCCCTACCTTGGCCCAACAGAATGAAGATTGCTCTGGGTGCTGCAAAAGGCCTAGCCTTCCTCCATGGAGGTCCCAAACCAGTTATTTACAGGGATTTTAAGACATCGAATATTCTTCTTGATGCG GAGTACAATGCGAAATTGTCTGATTTCGGTTTAGCAAAAGCTGGTCCTCAGGGTGATAAAACTCATGTCTCTACTCGAGTTGTTGGCACCTATGGTTATGCTGCACCAGAGTATGTAATGACAG GGCACTTGACGTCTAAGAGTGATGTCTATAGCTTCGGGGTTGTGCTACTCGAGATGTTAACAGGCAGAAGATCCATGGACAAGAAGCGGCCTACAGGGGAGCAGAACCTGGTGGCATGGGCAAGGCCTTACCTAAATGATCGGCGAAGGCTCTATCAGCTCGTAGATCCTCGCTTGGGCCTGAACTACTCTGTGAAAGGGGTGCAGAAAGTTGCTCAGATCTGCCACTACTGCCTTAGCCGTGATAGCAAGTCCCGTCCATCGATGGATGAAGTTGTCAAGCAACTCACACCATTACAAGATCTGAATGACATGGCTTCGGCATCGTTGAGGCCTCGATCAACTCAGCGCG GGAAGGTACATCGATAA
- the LOC112889342 gene encoding receptor-like serine/threonine-protein kinase At3g01300 isoform X1 translates to MSPRKRHGGCGCWAAVARGLRGACFRPAAAAAGADGDGSGAAKASHVHDAAAETRYLNASNRELGDHFQTNHDGANGVDASIEKKTPPKLLQFTFQELKSATLNFRPDSILGEGGFGYVFKGWIEPNSTAPAKPGTGVTVAVKSLKPDALQGHREWVAEVDFLGQLHHKHLVKLIGYCIEDDQRLLVYEFMARGSLENHLFRRALPLPWPNRMKIALGAAKGLAFLHGGPKPVIYRDFKTSNILLDAEYNAKLSDFGLAKAGPQGDKTHVSTRVVGTYGYAAPEYVMTGHLTSKSDVYSFGVVLLEMLTGRRSMDKKRPTGEQNLVAWARPYLNDRRRLYQLVDPRLGLNYSVKGVQKVAQICHYCLSRDSKSRPSMDEVVKQLTPLQDLNDMASASLRPRSTQRGKVHR, encoded by the exons ATGAGTCCCCGGAAGCGGCATGGCGGGTGCGGGTGCTGGGCCGCCGTCGCGCGGGGCCTCCGCGGGGCGTGCTTCCggccggcggctgcggcggcgggggcggacgGCGACGGCTCCGGCGCGGCCAAGGCCAGCCACGTCCACGACGCAG CAGCAGAGACAAGGTATCTGAATGCTAGCAATCGGGAGCTTGGTGATCATTTTCAGACAAACCATGATGGTGCAAATGGTGTTGATGCATCAATTGAAAAGAAAACACCCCCCAAGCTACTTCAGTTTACGTTTCAGGAGTTGAAATCTGCCACCCTAAACTTCAGGCCAGACAGTATTCTTGGGGAGGGTGGGTTCGGTTACGTCTTCAAGGGATGGATTGAACCAAACAGCACTGCTCCTGCAAAACCTGGCACAGGTGTCACTGTGGCAGTTAAAAGTTTGAAGCCAGATGCTCTTCAAGGTCATAGAGAATGGGTG GCAGAAGTTGACTTTCTGGGACAGTTGCATCATAAACACCTTGTCAAGCTGATTGGATATTGTATTGAGGATGATCAAAGGTTACTTGTATATGAATTCATGGCACGAGGAAGTCTTGAAAATCATCTATTCAGAA GGGCTCTTCCCCTACCTTGGCCCAACAGAATGAAGATTGCTCTGGGTGCTGCAAAAGGCCTAGCCTTCCTCCATGGAGGTCCCAAACCAGTTATTTACAGGGATTTTAAGACATCGAATATTCTTCTTGATGCG GAGTACAATGCGAAATTGTCTGATTTCGGTTTAGCAAAAGCTGGTCCTCAGGGTGATAAAACTCATGTCTCTACTCGAGTTGTTGGCACCTATGGTTATGCTGCACCAGAGTATGTAATGACAG GGCACTTGACGTCTAAGAGTGATGTCTATAGCTTCGGGGTTGTGCTACTCGAGATGTTAACAGGCAGAAGATCCATGGACAAGAAGCGGCCTACAGGGGAGCAGAACCTGGTGGCATGGGCAAGGCCTTACCTAAATGATCGGCGAAGGCTCTATCAGCTCGTAGATCCTCGCTTGGGCCTGAACTACTCTGTGAAAGGGGTGCAGAAAGTTGCTCAGATCTGCCACTACTGCCTTAGCCGTGATAGCAAGTCCCGTCCATCGATGGATGAAGTTGTCAAGCAACTCACACCATTACAAGATCTGAATGACATGGCTTCGGCATCGTTGAGGCCTCGATCAACTCAGCGCG GGAAGGTACATCGATAA
- the LOC112890256 gene encoding 36.4 kDa proline-rich protein-like produces MATSAASIRVLLLLAAVLLPGTLAWSNCPPPAPGGGGGHGPGRPWYPAPGSGSGSPTRPSPGSGSGGGHGSPPHHGKPPKHHGKPPSNCPPCNPPYSPPTPRPSPPYVPPYTPPTPRPSPPYVPPYTPPTPRPSPPYVPPYTPPTPRPSPPYVPPYTPPTPRPSPPYVPPTPPYIPPYVPPSPPYIPPTPPYVPPTPPYVPPTPPYVPPTPPTPPAVRTCPIDALKLNACVDVLSGLIHLVIGREAKSKCCPLVQGVADLDAALCLCTTIRARLLNINIYLPVALELLITCGKHAPPGFKCPPLYD; encoded by the coding sequence ATggccacctccgctgcctccaTTCGCGTCCTCCTGCTCCTCGCCGCGGTCCTCCTGCCCGGGACGCTGGCGTGGAGCAACTGCCCCCCGCCGGCGCCAGGCGGGGGTGGCGGGCACGGCCCCGGCCGCCCGTGGTACCCGGCGCCGGGGAGTGGCTCTGGCTCGCCAACGAGGCCTTCCCCCGGCTCCGGCTCAGGCGGCGGCCACGGCTCGCCGCCCCACCACGGCAAGCCGCCCAAGCACCACGGCAAGCCGCCCTCCAACTGCCCGCCCTGCAACCCGCCGTACTCCCCTCCGACGCCTCGGCCGTCGCCGCCCTACGTGCCGCCGTACACCCCTCCGACGCCGCGGCCGTCCCCGCCCTACGTGCCGCCGTACACCCCTCCGACGCCGCGGCCGTCCCCGCCCTACGTGCCGCCGTACACCCCTCCGACGCCGCGGCCGTCCCCGCCCTACGTCCCCCCGTACACCCCTCCGACGCCGCGGCCGTCTCCGCCGTACgtgccgccgacgccgccctaCATCCCGCCGTacgtgccgccgtcgccgccctacATCCCGCCAACCCCGCCGTACGTGCCGCCGACGCCACCCTACGTCCCGCCGACCCCGCCGTACGTGCCTCCGaccccgccgacgccgccggcgGTGCGGACGTGCCCGATCGACGCGCTGAAGCTGAACGCGTGCGTGGACGTGCTGAGCGGGCTGATCCACCTggtgatcgggcgggaggccaAGTCCAAGTGCTGCCCGCTGGTGCAGGGGGTCGCGGACCTGGACGCGGCGCTCTGCCTCTGCACCACCatccgcgcgcgcctgctcaaCATCAACATCTACCTCCCCGTCGCGCTCGAGCTGCTCATCACCTGCGGCAAGCACGCGCCGCCGGGATTCAAGTGCCCGCCACTCTACGACTGA